From Anaerotignum faecicola, the proteins below share one genomic window:
- a CDS encoding DUF3991 and toprim domain-containing protein: protein MALYTQEQIDKANQTNLEEFLQQKGEHLRKTGSESVLIYKDSTGEHDSISVRRNRWYDHKNMRGGYPLKFMQEFYGMNFRTAMKELLNGEEPELGRKKNTEQEKTKVSEETEVNGNTAKCEDGTKKSEFKLPEKDGNMKRVFAYLLKTRFLDKDVVKSFVEQKTLYQEKEHGNIVFVGTDKDGVPKSACKKSTAEQAKGFRMTVAGSDCRYGFCWRGDSNKLYVFEAAIDLMSFITLKNGDWKTDNFLALDGLSPKPLLQFLEEQKNIHEIFLYLDYDAAGIEACDKLKDILIEKGYVAEKIKRECPLYKDWNEQLKAEHGKVPILPQSHPKKTAYHVAVRKLGILNADTESPYMKWRKQEYEKSGSSFYLEQIKRDFKQAEKSVKKGEADTKPLLASILRMADLSVCLMCEMKRDENLPELTMYQTAIQELEKAYKPYLDKAKMDRRIQEMKEEMEHLKTIEVQEQPSLFVWAKNMADMAMRAITYVETEYLQELERKNNFTKQKMEEQKTKSDSVEQMELQM from the coding sequence ATGGCACTTTATACCCAGGAACAGATCGATAAGGCAAACCAGACCAATCTGGAGGAATTCCTTCAGCAAAAAGGAGAACACCTCAGAAAAACGGGAAGTGAGTCAGTGCTGATCTACAAAGACTCCACAGGAGAGCATGACAGTATTTCCGTCAGAAGAAACCGTTGGTATGACCATAAAAATATGCGAGGCGGCTATCCACTGAAATTTATGCAGGAGTTTTATGGCATGAACTTTCGCACTGCTATGAAAGAACTTCTGAACGGAGAAGAACCAGAGCTTGGCAGGAAGAAAAACACCGAACAGGAAAAGACAAAAGTGAGTGAAGAAACTGAAGTCAATGGTAATACAGCCAAATGCGAAGATGGTACTAAAAAATCAGAGTTCAAACTTCCTGAAAAAGACGGCAATATGAAACGAGTATTCGCCTATCTTTTAAAGACAAGATTTCTGGATAAAGATGTGGTAAAAAGTTTTGTAGAGCAGAAAACACTTTATCAGGAAAAGGAACACGGCAACATCGTTTTTGTTGGAACAGATAAAGACGGTGTGCCAAAGTCAGCTTGTAAAAAATCTACAGCGGAGCAGGCAAAAGGATTCCGAATGACCGTTGCCGGCTCTGACTGCAGGTATGGTTTCTGCTGGCGAGGGGATAGCAACAAGCTCTATGTGTTTGAAGCTGCTATCGATTTGATGTCATTTATTACATTGAAAAATGGTGACTGGAAGACGGACAATTTTCTGGCACTGGATGGACTTTCACCGAAGCCATTACTGCAATTTTTGGAAGAACAAAAAAATATCCATGAGATTTTTCTCTATCTGGATTACGATGCGGCAGGCATTGAAGCTTGTGATAAATTAAAGGATATCCTCATTGAAAAGGGTTATGTGGCAGAAAAAATCAAAAGGGAATGCCCTCTCTATAAAGACTGGAACGAGCAGCTGAAGGCGGAACATGGTAAGGTGCCTATTCTTCCACAGTCACATCCGAAGAAAACAGCATACCATGTTGCGGTCAGAAAACTTGGTATCCTAAATGCCGACACAGAAAGCCCATATATGAAATGGCGTAAACAGGAATATGAAAAATCAGGTTCCTCTTTTTATCTGGAACAGATTAAAAGAGATTTCAAGCAAGCAGAAAAATCGGTAAAGAAAGGAGAAGCTGACACAAAACCACTCCTTGCCAGCATTCTTCGTATGGCAGATTTGTCCGTCTGCTTGATGTGTGAAATGAAACGAGATGAGAACTTGCCAGAGTTGACTATGTACCAAACCGCCATACAGGAATTGGAAAAGGCATATAAACCATATCTGGATAAAGCGAAAATGGATCGACGCATACAGGAAATGAAAGAAGAGATGGAACACTTGAAAACCATTGAGGTTCAAGAACAGCCATCTCTTTTTGTATGGGCAAAAAATATGGCAGATATGGCAATGAGAGCCATTACCTATGTGGAAACAGAGTATCTACAGGAACTGGAAAGAAAAAATAATTTTACGAAACAGAAAATGGAAGAACAAAAAACAAAGTCAGATTCCGTTGAGCAGATGGAGTTGCAGATGTGA
- a CDS encoding amidoligase family protein, which translates to MRWKKYGVEMDMTGITRKAAAEILAEQFQTASDFCLEDNGYHVQDQNQRLWRILPSDYIKAEKYNGEKVVGANYMYQVKLLSPFLYENEFPMLEKALEQLELRGAIANDSTKINLLLDVSGIENWEKYQTNLENLYESKGKLFQKALDIPFSQVADTSQGKESGIISFPYFKSTLHQKELLSDIQFAQIVSSFAENNRTVSQKKSENQNDKFMMRTWLVRAGMVGEEYKFARKMLTKNLEGNSAWQKMMEPTEIESKEVCNQAQSEEMMDNPVEEQVVSDLELEV; encoded by the coding sequence ATGAGATGGAAAAAATATGGTGTTGAGATGGATATGACAGGGATCACAAGGAAAGCAGCAGCAGAAATACTAGCAGAGCAGTTTCAGACTGCGTCTGATTTTTGTCTGGAGGACAATGGATACCATGTGCAGGATCAAAACCAAAGGCTGTGGCGTATCCTTCCATCTGACTACATCAAAGCAGAAAAATATAACGGCGAAAAAGTGGTGGGAGCAAACTATATGTACCAAGTGAAGTTGCTCTCACCATTTTTATATGAAAATGAGTTTCCAATGCTGGAAAAAGCCTTGGAACAGTTGGAACTACGAGGCGCCATCGCCAATGACTCCACGAAAATAAATCTTCTTCTGGATGTCAGCGGTATTGAGAACTGGGAGAAGTACCAGACCAATCTGGAAAATCTTTATGAGAGCAAAGGGAAATTATTCCAAAAAGCGTTAGACATTCCCTTTTCACAAGTGGCAGACACCAGTCAAGGTAAAGAGAGCGGTATCATTTCATTTCCTTATTTCAAAAGCACACTCCATCAAAAAGAACTGCTCAGTGATATTCAGTTCGCACAGATCGTCAGCAGCTTTGCGGAAAACAACCGCACTGTCAGCCAGAAGAAAAGTGAGAATCAAAACGATAAATTCATGATGCGTACTTGGTTGGTGCGAGCTGGCATGGTAGGCGAAGAATATAAGTTTGCAAGAAAAATGCTGACAAAAAATCTGGAAGGCAACTCCGCATGGCAGAAGATGATGGAACCAACGGAAATCGAATCAAAAGAAGTCTGCAATCAGGCTCAATCAGAAGAAATGATGGATAACCCTGTAGAGGAACAAGTAGTTAGTGATTTGGAATTGGAAGTATGA